Proteins from one Candidatus Omnitrophota bacterium genomic window:
- a CDS encoding vitamin B12-dependent ribonucleotide reductase yields the protein MQEELNFSSNAIVVLRKRYLKKNNQGAVSETPKELLERVSQAIASVEANYGQDAKRVKEVRAEFLEMMTNLEFMPNSPTLMNAGKDLGQLSACFVVPVEDSMESIFDAIKSTALIHKTGGGTGFSFSRLRPTNSVVKSTGGVASGPVSFMKVFDAATQAVKQGGTRRGANMGILRVDHPDILEFVKCKEKEGQISNFNISIALTDEFMDKVLQKQDYSLIDPFNKEIVGKLDASEVFNLIATYAHKNGEPGIVFIDKINRDNPTPNLGLIESTNPCGEQPLLPFESCNLGSINLAKMLTKTDQGFEVDWKRLEKITKSAVRFLDNVIDANKFPLEQIKENTRNTRKIGLGVMGWATMLGFMGIPYDSDDAIHLAKDVMRFIREAAKKQSLQLAAERDVFPAWKGSSWHKKGIKIRNATLTTIAPTGTISIIAGPTSGGVEPNFSLCYFRNVLDGEKLLEVDPAFEYTAKKQGFYSDDLMQRIAKGEDVQSMEEVPEETKRIFRTAMNISPFWHLKTQAAFQEFTDNAVSKTINLPNSAVVDDVKESYLLAYKLGCKGVTVYRDGSRSVQVLTLDKADKKKEDKEIQGYSIAVPYPKPRPEVILGTTTKVTTGCGNLYITVNQDEEDNLFEVFTQMGKAGGCAASQLEAVGRLVSLALRGGIDIKVIVEQLKGIRCPSPSWDKGKKIFSCADAIARVLEKRGTDQKEIVNVVTQPAKSEEADKVFAPVATRDSHTIVGVCVECGYALRHQEGCLVCDACGYSKC from the coding sequence ATGCAGGAAGAGTTAAATTTTTCATCGAATGCAATTGTTGTTTTACGTAAACGTTATCTTAAGAAAAACAATCAAGGTGCGGTGTCAGAAACTCCAAAAGAGTTACTAGAAAGAGTTTCTCAGGCAATCGCTAGCGTCGAGGCAAACTACGGTCAAGATGCAAAGAGAGTAAAGGAAGTTAGAGCCGAATTTTTAGAGATGATGACTAATTTAGAGTTTATGCCTAATTCCCCCACCTTAATGAATGCCGGAAAAGATTTGGGTCAGCTTTCGGCTTGTTTTGTAGTGCCGGTAGAGGATTCAATGGAATCTATTTTTGATGCTATAAAATCAACCGCTTTAATTCATAAAACTGGTGGTGGTACCGGTTTTAGCTTTTCGCGTTTACGCCCTACAAATAGTGTTGTTAAGTCTACCGGCGGAGTTGCTTCTGGCCCGGTTTCTTTTATGAAGGTTTTTGACGCAGCTACCCAAGCGGTCAAGCAGGGGGGTACTCGTCGGGGAGCAAATATGGGGATATTACGCGTAGACCATCCCGATATTTTAGAGTTTGTAAAATGTAAAGAGAAAGAGGGGCAAATTTCTAATTTTAATATTTCGATAGCCCTAACTGATGAGTTTATGGATAAAGTTCTTCAAAAACAAGATTACTCTCTTATTGATCCTTTCAATAAAGAGATTGTTGGGAAATTAGATGCTAGCGAAGTTTTTAATCTAATTGCAACCTATGCTCATAAAAATGGGGAACCAGGGATTGTTTTCATCGATAAGATTAACCGTGATAATCCTACTCCTAATCTTGGACTCATTGAAAGCACCAATCCTTGTGGCGAACAACCACTCCTACCTTTTGAAAGTTGCAATCTTGGTTCGATTAATCTTGCCAAGATGTTGACGAAAACTGATCAAGGTTTTGAAGTTGATTGGAAAAGATTGGAAAAGATTACAAAATCGGCGGTACGTTTTTTAGATAATGTAATCGATGCCAATAAATTTCCGCTTGAACAGATTAAAGAAAATACTCGTAATACAAGAAAAATTGGCTTAGGAGTAATGGGTTGGGCAACTATGCTTGGTTTTATGGGTATTCCTTACGATAGTGATGATGCAATTCACTTGGCCAAAGATGTAATGCGTTTTATTCGCGAGGCAGCCAAGAAGCAATCATTACAGCTAGCCGCAGAAAGAGATGTTTTCCCAGCTTGGAAAGGAAGTTCTTGGCATAAGAAGGGGATAAAGATACGTAATGCAACTTTAACTACTATTGCTCCTACCGGGACAATAAGTATTATTGCTGGGCCGACTTCAGGCGGAGTTGAGCCTAACTTTTCTCTTTGTTATTTTCGTAATGTTCTAGACGGAGAGAAGCTTCTTGAAGTTGATCCGGCCTTTGAGTATACAGCTAAAAAGCAAGGCTTTTATTCAGATGATTTAATGCAGCGGATTGCTAAAGGTGAAGATGTCCAGAGCATGGAGGAAGTTCCTGAAGAAACAAAAAGAATTTTTAGAACCGCAATGAACATATCACCTTTTTGGCATCTAAAGACTCAGGCTGCCTTTCAAGAGTTCACCGACAATGCTGTTTCAAAGACAATAAATTTACCTAATAGCGCAGTTGTTGATGATGTTAAGGAATCGTATCTACTAGCTTATAAGCTAGGTTGTAAGGGGGTTACCGTTTATCGTGATGGTTCAAGAAGCGTGCAGGTTTTGACCTTAGATAAGGCTGATAAGAAAAAGGAAGATAAGGAAATCCAGGGCTACTCAATAGCCGTACCTTATCCTAAACCGAGACCGGAAGTTATTTTGGGGACTACTACCAAGGTTACCACTGGATGTGGTAACCTTTATATTACCGTTAATCAAGATGAGGAAGATAATCTTTTTGAAGTTTTTACTCAGATGGGTAAGGCGGGCGGTTGTGCAGCTTCCCAACTTGAGGCTGTTGGTCGGTTAGTTTCATTAGCTCTTCGTGGCGGAATAGATATAAAAGTTATTGTTGAGCAGTTGAAAGGAATTAGATGTCCTTCACCTTCCTGGGATAAGGGAAAGAAGATTTTTTCCTGTGCTGACGCAATAGCCAGAGTTTTAGAAAAAAGAGGAACCGATCAAAAAGAGATAGTTAATGTTGTGACCCAACCGGCTAAAAGTGAAGAGGCAGATAAAGTTTTTGCTCCAGTTGCGACTAGAGACTCTCATACTATCGTTGGAGTATGCGTTGAATGCGGTTACGCTCTGCGTCATCAAGAAGGCTGCCTTGTTTGTGATGCTTGTGGCTATTCTAAGTGCTGA
- the gpmA gene encoding 2,3-diphosphoglycerate-dependent phosphoglycerate mutase, whose protein sequence is MIKLVLLRHGESIWNLENRFTGWTDVGLSDKGAKEAHEGAKWLKKEGFTFDVAYTSVLRRAIQTLWMVLDDLDLMWIPVQRSWRLNERHYGALQGLNKLETVKKYGEEQVLIWRRSYDTQPPALTPDDERSPAKDLRYQNLKPEEVPLTECLKDTVNRFLPYWHETIVPTLKDGKKVIIAAHGNSLRALVKYLDNVSDQEIVSLNIPTGIPLVYELDDNLKPIRHYYLGDPEVIKKAIDSVAKQTKK, encoded by the coding sequence ATGATTAAGCTAGTTTTATTGCGTCACGGTGAAAGCATTTGGAATTTAGAAAATCGTTTTACTGGCTGGACCGATGTTGGTTTATCCGACAAAGGAGCAAAAGAGGCCCATGAAGGAGCTAAGTGGTTAAAAAAAGAAGGTTTTACTTTTGACGTAGCGTATACTTCAGTTTTAAGAAGGGCAATTCAGACTCTTTGGATGGTTTTAGATGATTTAGATTTAATGTGGATTCCGGTTCAACGCTCCTGGCGTCTTAATGAGCGTCATTATGGAGCTCTCCAGGGATTAAATAAGCTAGAGACGGTTAAGAAATACGGTGAGGAACAAGTTTTGATTTGGCGAAGGAGTTATGACACCCAGCCGCCGGCCTTAACACCTGATGATGAGCGGTCTCCGGCTAAAGACCTACGTTATCAGAATTTAAAGCCTGAAGAAGTACCTTTAACCGAGTGCTTAAAGGATACGGTGAATAGATTCTTGCCTTATTGGCATGAGACAATAGTTCCTACCTTAAAAGACGGTAAAAAGGTTATCATTGCTGCTCATGGAAACAGTCTTAGGGCTTTAGTTAAATATCTCGATAATGTTAGCGATCAGGAAATTGTAAGCTTGAATATACCAACCGGAATACCGTTGGTTTATGAGTTAGACGACAATTTGAAACCAATCAGACACTATTATTTGGGAGATCCAGAAGTAATTAAGAAAGCAATTGATTCAGTTGCTAAGCAGACTAAGAAATAA
- the mnmG gene encoding tRNA uridine-5-carboxymethylaminomethyl(34) synthesis enzyme MnmG, producing MKQYDCIVVGSGHAGIEAAYLASRLDCEVLFLTLDIDAIGKLSCNPAVGGVAKGHLVREVDALGGLIGRITDRAALGYRILNRSKGKAVWAHRAQVDMLTYPKIARDFIEKSGKIRILQAKVDKILVKGKKVYGVQTNFGELLLSRKVIICAGTFLKSTIHIGMKSFPGGRLNEESSDGLFNSIKGLGFKTKHFKTGTCARLDSRTINFSKMIEQVPDSDAVPFSFTNKRISKDALSCFIAHTNKKTHNIIKRNLKYSPLYSGKIKSQGVRYCPSLEDKVVKFSDRDRHQVFIEPQSRNSYEVYPNGISTSLPYEVQIKFIQSIEGLGKAEVLRPGYGIEHGLIDARELELTLEAKKISGLYFAGQLNGTTGYEEAAAQGAIAGINAALSVKKKKPFILARNQAYIGVLIDDLTIKGTNEPYRMFTSRSEFRLSLREMNADLRLGPLAYNLGLLTRGEYKLISDKRRSIEDCLKEAKSKKIFFQGKRLSLLEIVRRPKISFSKVNKHFDKSVDNLAVQREIEVAAKYESFLIRELAQAKEIERFDRVKLPKMDYAKISSISREIVEKLKKFKPKTLGEALRISGVTPAAILTIYNEVKKKQKV from the coding sequence ATGAAGCAATATGATTGTATTGTAGTTGGCTCAGGTCACGCCGGAATTGAGGCTGCTTATTTAGCCTCTAGGCTTGATTGTGAGGTGTTATTTTTAACCCTCGATATCGATGCCATTGGCAAGTTATCTTGTAATCCGGCTGTCGGCGGAGTGGCTAAGGGGCATTTGGTGCGTGAGGTTGATGCTTTGGGTGGTTTAATCGGGAGAATAACCGATCGAGCTGCCTTAGGTTATCGAATTCTAAACCGTAGTAAGGGTAAGGCTGTCTGGGCTCATCGGGCTCAGGTGGATATGTTAACCTACCCCAAAATAGCGAGAGACTTTATCGAAAAGAGTGGCAAGATTAGAATATTACAGGCTAAGGTCGATAAAATTTTGGTCAAGGGCAAAAAAGTGTACGGAGTTCAAACTAATTTCGGTGAACTATTGTTATCGAGAAAAGTAATTATTTGCGCTGGAACATTTTTAAAGAGTACAATTCATATCGGCATGAAAAGTTTTCCTGGCGGAAGGCTGAATGAAGAGTCCAGTGATGGCTTATTTAATAGTATCAAAGGGCTAGGCTTTAAAACTAAGCATTTTAAAACTGGGACTTGCGCTCGACTTGATTCTCGGACGATTAATTTTTCTAAAATGATCGAACAGGTTCCTGATTCTGACGCTGTGCCATTTTCATTTACTAATAAAAGGATATCCAAAGATGCCTTAAGTTGTTTTATCGCCCACACTAACAAAAAAACTCATAACATAATTAAAAGAAACTTAAAATATTCGCCGCTTTATTCAGGAAAAATAAAATCTCAAGGCGTGCGTTATTGTCCATCACTTGAAGACAAGGTGGTTAAGTTTTCTGATCGAGACCGTCATCAGGTTTTTATTGAGCCTCAAAGTAGAAATTCTTATGAGGTTTACCCTAACGGAATCTCAACTTCCCTGCCCTATGAGGTTCAAATAAAGTTTATTCAAAGCATAGAAGGTCTAGGAAAGGCTGAAGTTTTACGTCCTGGCTATGGTATCGAGCATGGTTTAATTGATGCCCGAGAGCTTGAACTAACCTTAGAAGCGAAAAAGATCAGCGGGCTTTACTTTGCCGGTCAACTTAACGGAACTACTGGCTATGAAGAAGCAGCCGCTCAAGGTGCGATAGCTGGAATAAATGCTGCATTGTCAGTCAAGAAAAAGAAGCCGTTTATTTTAGCTAGAAATCAAGCTTATATCGGGGTTTTAATTGATGATTTAACCATCAAGGGTACTAATGAGCCTTATCGAATGTTTACCTCGCGTAGTGAGTTTCGTCTTTCTTTGCGTGAAATGAATGCTGATTTACGTCTTGGACCTTTAGCTTATAATTTAGGGCTATTAACTAGAGGTGAGTATAAGCTGATCAGCGATAAGAGGCGGTCGATTGAGGACTGTTTAAAAGAAGCAAAATCTAAAAAGATTTTTTTTCAAGGAAAGCGTCTTTCGCTTCTTGAGATTGTAAGACGTCCGAAGATAAGTTTTAGTAAGGTGAACAAGCATTTCGATAAATCAGTTGATAACTTAGCGGTTCAGCGCGAAATAGAGGTGGCGGCTAAGTATGAGAGTTTTCTAATTAGAGAGCTGGCTCAGGCTAAAGAGATAGAAAGGTTTGATCGGGTAAAGTTACCTAAGATGGATTATGCTAAGATTTCATCAATTTCTAGAGAAATAGTTGAAAAGTTAAAGAAGTTTAAGCCTAAAACCTTAGGTGAGGCTTTGAGAATAAGCGGAGTTACTCCGGCGGCGATTTTAACTATTTATAATGAGGTAAAAAAGAAGCAGAAAGTATAG
- the lpxB gene encoding lipid-A-disaccharide synthase, producing the protein MNPDGTRKIVIIAGDTSGDLYGGLLAKKLKEKYSSLEIDSFGGPALAEHSQQIVNLLAHSVSGLVEVISSLKGIFAIFNQAYEHIEKVKPDLVILIDFPDFNLRLAKKINKKYPVFYYVSPQVWAWREKRVNLIKKFIDQIIVIFKFEKDFYQTKNIDALYFGHPLLEIIERPENSKTKNIISFMPGSRKNEVKKHLPVMSEAKKIIEKQLPGYQFQIIKPESLSQEFYRQFSPDMDIVNHSYLALAESKFIIASSGTATVEIAILEVPYLIIYKVNPLTWHILKKLVKTKFIGMVNILSKEKIVDELLQNEASSNKIAKATFSYLTNDQKCNQLKEKLKKVKETLSPYGASEKFAEYIGKYLKLN; encoded by the coding sequence ATGAACCCCGACGGAACAAGAAAAATTGTCATTATTGCCGGCGACACTTCAGGCGACCTCTATGGAGGCCTCCTAGCTAAAAAACTCAAAGAAAAGTACTCAAGCCTTGAAATCGATTCCTTCGGTGGGCCGGCGCTTGCTGAACACTCTCAACAAATAGTTAACCTTCTGGCGCATTCAGTAAGCGGACTGGTTGAGGTAATCTCTTCTCTGAAAGGTATCTTTGCTATCTTTAACCAAGCTTATGAGCACATAGAAAAAGTAAAGCCAGACTTAGTAATATTGATTGACTTTCCTGACTTCAATCTTCGATTGGCTAAAAAAATTAATAAAAAATACCCTGTCTTTTACTACGTAAGTCCTCAGGTTTGGGCTTGGAGAGAAAAAAGGGTAAACTTAATTAAAAAGTTTATCGACCAAATAATAGTAATCTTTAAGTTTGAAAAAGATTTTTATCAAACTAAAAATATTGATGCTCTTTACTTTGGTCACCCGCTTTTAGAAATTATTGAGAGACCTGAAAACTCAAAAACAAAAAATATAATTTCATTTATGCCTGGCTCACGCAAAAACGAAGTAAAAAAACATCTGCCAGTTATGAGTGAGGCTAAAAAAATTATCGAAAAACAACTCCCCGGGTATCAATTCCAAATAATAAAACCTGAGAGTTTAAGCCAAGAGTTCTATCGACAATTCTCACCGGATATGGACATAGTTAATCACTCATACCTTGCACTAGCTGAATCAAAATTTATCATTGCCTCTTCAGGTACAGCAACCGTAGAGATAGCCATCCTTGAAGTACCTTATTTAATAATTTATAAGGTTAATCCATTAACCTGGCATATTTTAAAAAAATTAGTGAAAACTAAATTTATCGGTATGGTTAATATCCTATCAAAAGAAAAGATAGTTGATGAACTATTACAAAACGAAGCTAGCTCAAACAAAATAGCTAAAGCTACTTTTAGCTATTTAACTAACGATCAGAAATGCAACCAATTAAAAGAAAAACTAAAAAAAGTAAAAGAAACCCTCTCTCCTTACGGAGCAAGCGAAAAATTTGCCGAGTATATTGGTAAATATTTAAAATTGAATTAG
- a CDS encoding Gfo/Idh/MocA family oxidoreductase has product MLKVGVIGIGKLGSIHLRIYKEIKGIANIYLVDTNETTLKNNNNCPSFKDYKELKDKVDLVSIATPTTSHFEIAKFFLNHRIPVLVEKPLTQNLKEAEELVNLSRKMRTLLFVGHVERYNSAYLAVKEFIKNPLFIECHRLNPYPNRSLDISVVLDLMIHDLDIILDLVRDEVKKVQAKGVKVLSASDDIANVRLEFKKGCVANITSSRISAKRERKIRIFMSNLYVSLDYANQEVEIYQKLGEKIVKKSLGINKEEPLKKEISEFIKLVKAKKYKTEYAEKAKDALGLALKIQRNIAK; this is encoded by the coding sequence ATGTTAAAGGTAGGAGTCATCGGAATAGGCAAACTAGGCAGTATCCACCTGCGTATATATAAGGAAATCAAAGGGATAGCGAATATCTACCTTGTTGACACCAATGAAACTACGCTTAAAAATAACAACAATTGCCCCTCATTTAAAGACTATAAAGAACTAAAAGACAAGGTAGACTTAGTAAGTATTGCTACCCCCACTACCAGCCACTTTGAAATCGCCAAGTTCTTCTTAAATCATCGGATTCCAGTCTTAGTTGAAAAACCGCTAACTCAAAATTTAAAAGAAGCCGAAGAGCTAGTTAATCTATCGAGAAAAATGCGCACTCTTCTTTTTGTTGGCCATGTTGAGCGGTACAACAGCGCCTATCTAGCCGTGAAAGAATTTATTAAAAATCCCTTATTTATCGAATGTCATCGCCTAAACCCTTACCCCAACCGCTCACTGGACATCAGTGTAGTTTTAGATCTAATGATTCATGATTTAGACATAATTCTTGATTTGGTAAGAGATGAAGTAAAAAAAGTTCAAGCCAAAGGAGTAAAGGTTCTCTCGGCCTCCGATGATATCGCCAATGTGCGTCTTGAGTTTAAAAAAGGCTGTGTGGCTAATATCACTTCTTCAAGAATATCAGCCAAGCGAGAAAGAAAAATCAGAATTTTTATGTCAAACCTTTATGTATCTTTAGACTATGCCAATCAAGAAGTTGAAATCTATCAAAAGTTAGGTGAAAAAATAGTAAAGAAATCGCTGGGGATTAATAAGGAAGAGCCGTTAAAAAAAGAAATTTCTGAATTCATAAAATTAGTGAAAGCTAAAAAATATAAAACTGAATATGCCGAAAAAGCAAAAGATGCCCTCGGCCTTGCCTTAAAAATCCAAAGGAACATTGCAAAGTAA
- a CDS encoding ABC transporter ATP-binding protein/permease yields MKNYLKLLKFLRPQLGIFCIALLATAISAALNGITILSILPLVDIVFTGKQIIIPTTLPPFLSGLVDKLNAVDPAVLFKVLVISIVPYFFVKGIFFWLQGYLMNAVAYRTVREVRNKLFQKLQELSLAFYSRQRTGELMSRITNDVGCINNAISFAFRDLIHESFRFLIYVGFAFAIGGKVALITVIFLPLIVMPIARIGRRLKKISTQTQEKVADISSLLSETISGVRIVKAFSMEDYELGRFKAQNQRYFSYLMKATKRMLLSTPISEMAGAIATTVILAIWGREVARGNISFGGFSVVMGSLMSLMQPLKKLTGVHFTTQQGLAANKRIYEILDTEVLVKDSVGAIDIPILKDKIVFKDVWFKYEGSSEDVLSGTNLEVKRGEMIAVVGPSGAGKTTMINLIPRFYDPYKGSILFDGKNIKDASLKSVRNLVGMVTQEMILFNDTIRANIAYGNQDTTNQQIEEAAKKASAHEFIMNLPEKYDTVIGDRGFRLSGGEKQRVAIARAILKDAPILILDEATSNLDSASEQLVKDALYTLMQGKTSFVIAHRLSTVQKADKIVVLDKGNIVGIGTHAHLIETNSLYKKLHDLQFNA; encoded by the coding sequence ATGAAAAATTACTTAAAACTACTAAAATTCTTAAGACCACAGCTGGGAATTTTTTGTATTGCTTTGCTGGCGACTGCAATTTCTGCGGCCTTAAACGGAATAACCATTCTTTCAATTTTACCCTTAGTTGATATTGTTTTTACCGGTAAACAGATAATAATTCCTACTACTTTGCCGCCATTTCTCTCAGGTTTAGTGGATAAGCTAAATGCTGTTGATCCGGCCGTCTTATTTAAGGTCTTGGTTATCTCTATTGTGCCTTATTTCTTTGTTAAAGGAATATTTTTCTGGCTTCAAGGTTATTTAATGAATGCGGTGGCCTATCGTACGGTAAGAGAGGTAAGGAATAAGCTTTTTCAGAAACTTCAGGAACTTTCTTTGGCTTTTTACTCACGTCAGAGAACCGGAGAGCTAATGAGTCGGATTACTAATGACGTTGGATGTATTAATAATGCGATTTCTTTTGCTTTCAGAGATTTAATTCATGAATCGTTTCGTTTCCTTATTTATGTCGGGTTTGCTTTTGCTATTGGCGGAAAGGTAGCCTTAATAACGGTTATTTTTCTACCGTTAATTGTTATGCCAATAGCTAGAATTGGCAGGCGGCTTAAAAAAATATCAACTCAGACTCAGGAAAAAGTGGCTGATATAAGTTCATTGCTTTCTGAGACTATTTCTGGAGTGAGAATAGTTAAGGCTTTTTCAATGGAAGATTATGAGCTAGGCAGATTTAAAGCGCAGAATCAGCGTTATTTTAGCTACTTGATGAAGGCAACTAAAAGAATGCTTTTGTCTACTCCGATTTCTGAGATGGCTGGAGCAATAGCCACAACGGTTATTCTAGCTATTTGGGGAAGGGAGGTAGCTCGGGGTAATATTTCCTTTGGTGGCTTTAGCGTGGTCATGGGTTCACTTATGTCTTTAATGCAGCCGCTAAAGAAGTTAACCGGAGTTCACTTTACTACTCAGCAGGGTTTAGCTGCTAATAAGCGTATTTACGAGATACTTGATACTGAAGTTTTAGTTAAGGATTCAGTTGGTGCCATCGATATACCGATTTTAAAAGATAAGATTGTTTTTAAGGATGTTTGGTTTAAATATGAGGGTTCTTCAGAAGATGTTCTAAGTGGCACTAACCTTGAGGTTAAAAGAGGCGAGATGATAGCTGTGGTTGGCCCTTCGGGGGCCGGAAAAACCACCATGATAAATCTAATTCCTCGTTTTTATGATCCTTATAAGGGGAGTATTTTGTTTGACGGGAAAAATATAAAGGATGCAAGTTTAAAATCTGTGCGCAATCTTGTCGGTATGGTTACTCAAGAGATGATTCTTTTTAACGATACAATAAGAGCTAATATTGCTTACGGAAATCAGGATACTACTAATCAACAGATTGAAGAGGCAGCTAAAAAAGCCTCAGCCCATGAGTTTATCATGAACTTGCCGGAAAAATATGATACAGTTATCGGCGATAGAGGATTTAGGCTTTCTGGTGGTGAGAAGCAGAGAGTGGCAATTGCCCGGGCTATTCTAAAAGATGCGCCGATATTAATCTTAGACGAAGCCACTAGCAATCTTGATTCAGCCTCAGAACAGTTGGTAAAAGATGCCCTTTACACCTTAATGCAAGGGAAGACTTCTTTTGTTATTGCTCATCGACTTTCTACAGTCCAAAAGGCCGATAAAATCGTAGTTTTAGACAAGGGAAATATTGTCGGAATAGGAACGCACGCCCACCTTATCGAGACCAATTCCCTTTATAAAAAGCTGCATGATTTGCAGTTTAATGCCTAA
- the rpsB gene encoding 30S ribosomal protein S2 produces MALPDLIKNLLESGVHFGHLSKHWNPKMKRFIFGKKKNVYIIDLEKTALKLQEAKDFAKEKAKLSEKILFVGTKKQLRGEMRQLATSCSMPYVVERWVGGLLTNFSTVRTRVNKYLELIEKRDTGKFETMMKKEVVRLNRDIERMEKVYSGVTTMDGLPGCVFIIDPKKEMACVREARKLSIPIIALIDTDADPEMIDYPIPGNDDSIKSVKYIVSCLVDAVNEGQKAATDLTKQVKTEESKKSPAKENKASSEGSQEEKLEEDQKKTEKKA; encoded by the coding sequence ATGGCGTTACCCGATCTTATTAAAAACTTACTAGAAAGTGGCGTTCACTTCGGCCATTTGAGTAAGCATTGGAATCCCAAGATGAAGCGATTTATTTTCGGGAAGAAGAAGAATGTCTATATTATTGACTTAGAGAAAACAGCTCTAAAGTTACAGGAAGCAAAAGATTTTGCAAAAGAGAAGGCGAAGCTGAGCGAGAAAATTCTGTTCGTAGGGACTAAGAAGCAACTACGTGGAGAAATGAGGCAGCTAGCGACTTCTTGTAGCATGCCTTATGTGGTAGAGCGTTGGGTTGGTGGTTTGCTTACCAATTTTTCCACAGTAAGGACTAGGGTGAATAAGTATTTAGAACTTATTGAGAAAAGAGACACTGGTAAGTTTGAGACAATGATGAAAAAGGAAGTGGTACGCTTAAACCGGGATATAGAGAGAATGGAAAAGGTTTATAGTGGGGTTACCACAATGGATGGGCTACCGGGTTGTGTTTTCATCATTGATCCTAAAAAAGAGATGGCTTGTGTGAGAGAGGCCCGTAAGCTTTCCATACCGATTATTGCCTTGATTGACACTGATGCTGATCCGGAAATGATCGATTATCCGATACCGGGTAATGACGATTCAATAAAATCGGTAAAGTATATAGTTTCTTGTTTGGTTGATGCGGTTAATGAGGGACAAAAGGCAGCAACCGATTTAACCAAACAGGTAAAAACTGAGGAATCTAAAAAAAGCCCAGCCAAAGAAAATAAGGCTTCTAGCGAAGGGTCCCAAGAGGAAAAGTTAGAAGAAGATCAGAAAAAAACCGAAAAAAAAGCATAG
- the tsf gene encoding elongation factor Ts (EF-Ts; functions during elongation stage of protein translation; forms a dimer; associates with EF-Tu-GDP complex and promotes exchange of GDP to GTP resulting in regeneration of the active form of EF-Tu) — MSLTDIKKLRDMTSLGINDCKKALSESKGDFSKALEILRNKGVQTLKNKSSRSATQGRIESYVHFGGNLGVLVEINCETDFVARTDVFKAFVKDIAMQIAAASPEYIKKEDIPKEILEPIEDKDAYCKQHCLIDQSFIKNSKLSVAQYLHEVVSKTGENVVIKRFIRFSLGEEA, encoded by the coding sequence ATGAGCCTAACCGATATTAAAAAATTAAGAGATATGACCTCTCTAGGTATTAATGATTGCAAAAAAGCCTTATCGGAATCAAAGGGTGACTTTAGTAAGGCTTTAGAGATTTTAAGGAATAAAGGTGTGCAAACTTTAAAAAATAAGAGTTCACGAAGTGCAACCCAAGGTCGCATAGAGTCATATGTTCATTTTGGAGGCAATCTTGGCGTATTGGTTGAGATAAATTGCGAAACTGATTTTGTTGCTCGAACCGATGTATTTAAGGCTTTTGTCAAAGATATCGCAATGCAAATTGCTGCTGCTAGTCCGGAGTACATAAAAAAAGAAGATATTCCTAAAGAAATTTTGGAACCAATTGAAGATAAAGATGCATATTGTAAACAGCATTGCCTTATCGATCAGTCCTTTATAAAGAATAGCAAGCTTTCAGTTGCTCAATATCTTCACGAGGTAGTATCAAAAACTGGAGAGAATGTTGTAATCAAAAGGTTTATTCGTTTTTCTTTAGGAGAAGAAGCTTAG